The following DNA comes from Amycolatopsis solani.
CAGGACCGACACCAGCGTCATCAGTCCGGCCAGCCGGGTCACCCAGGTGATCACCCCCACGGTGGTGGCTCCCGCCACCCGCCAGGTGGTCTGCGCGCGGGTACTCGTCACCACCTGTGCAACCCGTTGTGGACGATCATGCTTCCCCGTCTACCCCCTAGCGAGCTCCACGAACGGCGTCAGCGCCGCCGGGTTGGCCAGCGCGTCACGGCTGACGGCCCGGTCGGGAGCCACACCGGCGAGGATCTTCTTCACCGGTACCTCACACTTCTTACCGTTCAAGGTACGAGGAATCTCGGAAACCACCACGAACCGATCGGGTACATGGCGTGGTGACAGAGCGCTGCGAAGCTCCTTCTTCAGCCGGGGCTCGACCGCTTCCAGCTCGACGCCGTCGGCGAGCACCACGAAACAGATCAGCCGGCCGTCCTCGTTCCCGGCCGCCGAGGTGTCCACGACCAGGGAATCCGCGATCTCGTCGTAGCCCTCGACGACCCGGTAGAACTCCGCCGTGCCCATCCGGACGCCGCCGCGGTTGAGCGTCGAGTCGCTGCGGCCGTAGATGACCGCCGAGCCGCGGTTCGTGATCCGGATCCAGTCGCCGTGGCGCCAGAGGCCCGGGTACATCTCGAAGTACGCCTCACGCAGGCGGGAGCCGTCCGGGTCGTTCCAGAAGAACACCGGCATCGACGGCATCGGCTTCGTGATGACCAGCTCGCCGACCTCCTCGACGACGGCGTTGCCCGCTTCGTCGAGCGCGGTGACGGCGGCACCCAGCGCCGGGCAGGACAGCTCGCCGAGCCAGACCGGGACGTCGGGGGCGGACGCGACGAACGCCGCGCACAGGTCCGTGCCGCCGGAGACCGAGCAGATCTGGACGTTCTTGCCGACCTCGTCCACGATCCACCGGAAGCCTTCGACGCTCAGCGGCGCGCCGGTGGACCCCAGCGCGCGCAACGCCGTCAGGTCGTAGCGCTCGGCCGGCTTGACGCCCTTCTTGAGGCAGCTCTGGATGTACGGCGCCGACGTGCCGAAGTACGTCACGCGGTGCTGCTCGGCCAGGTGCCACAGCGCGTTCAGGTCCGGGAACCCCGGGCTGCCGTCGTAGAGCACGATCGTGGTGCCGACCAGCAGGCCGGAGATGAGGAAGTTCCACATCATCCAGCCGGTGGTGCTGAACCAGAAGAACCGGTCGCCCGGCCCGAGGTCGGTCTGCAGCGCGAGGGCCTTGAGGTGCTCGAGGGTGATGCCGCCGTGGCCGTGCACGATGCCCTTCGGCAGGCCCGTGGTGCCCGAGGAGTAGAGCACCCACAGCGGGTGCGCGAACTCGACCGGCTCGAACAGCAGGGGCGCGCCCGCGTGCGCCGCCAGCAGCTCGTCCCAGTCGTGCGTGCCGTCCATCCGGCCTTCGCCGACGTACTCGACGAGCACGGTCGCGGCCAGCGACGGCAGCTTCGCCTGCAGGTCGGCGACCGTCGTGCGGATGTCGAACTGGCGGCCGTTGTACGCGTAGGCGTTGACGGCGAAGAACAGCTTCGGCTCGATCTGCACGAACCGGTCCGCGACCGCGCGCACGCCGAAGTCCGGCGAGCACGACGACCAGATCGCGCCGATGCTCGCCGCGGCGAGGAACGCGACCAGCGTCTGCGGGCAGTTCGGGGCCAGCGCGACGACCCGGTCACCCTTGCCGACGCCGAGCTCGAGGAACGCCGCGCGAGCCGCCGCGACCTGCGCGCGCAGGTCGCCGTAGGTCAGCTGGTTCGCGAAGCCGTCCTCGCGGTGGAAGATCACCGCCGTCTCGTCGTCGCCCTTGGCCGCGCCCGCGACGCCGGGGGTCAGCGCGTGCTCGGCGTAGTTCAGCGTGCCGCCGTCGAACCAGACGGCGTCCGGCATCCCGCCCGAGAGCACCTCACCCGGCTGGTCGTGCCAGCGCACGCCGAGGAAGTCCGCGACCGCCGCCCAGAATTCGGGGCCGCGCTCCACGGAGAACTCGTGCAGCGAGTGGTAGTCGTCCACCTCGACGTCGCGCTCGGCGCGCAGCCACTGGCGGAAGGCTTCGATCTTGGTGTCGGCAACGTGGCCCGGCTCAGGGCGCCACAGGACCTCGGGAGCGTCGGCGGTGTGCGTCACGACCCGAGCCTAATCCCTCGGATCGGGAAGTCACTGTGTCCGGAACCGACATTCGGCAGGTCAGCCGGGTGTCGGTCGCCCACACCTACCGCAGGTGCGCGTCGAACCAGTTGAGCGTGCGCTGCCAGGCCTCCGCGGCCGCGCCCGGGTCGGCGTCGAAGCGGTGGTTCGCGCCCGGGTAGTGGACGACGTTCGTGGCGACCTTCGCCGACGCGGCGGCGTCGCGCAGCCGCTCGACCTCGGCGCCGCCCGCCTCGTCGCCGGCGTCGCCGTACATGCCGAGCCACGGGCTGGTGAGCTTCCCGGCGATCTCGACCAGCGCGGGCAGCTCGGCGGCCTGCTGCCCGCCGACGCTGACGGCCGCGCCCAGCTTGCGGTGCGAGGCGACCACGAGGGCCGCGGTGCCGCCGAGGTCGAAGCCCATCACGCCGAGCAGATCGCCCTGGACACCGCGCTCGACGAGCCAGGCGAGGGTCAGGTCGGTCGCGTGGAGCAGGTCCTGCTGGGTGAGGTGATCGTTCTCCAGGTGCGGGGTGACGGTCAGCCAGCCCTCCGTGGCCAGGCTGGCGAGCAGCAGCTTCACGCCGTCGGTGACGCCGTCCGCCTCGTGCAGCACGACCAGGCCGCCGCGTAGCGACCCCTCGGGCTCCGAGAAGGTCAGGCGCAGGGTCGGGCCGTCGGTGCGCTGGTAGTCCACGGTGCTGGTCGACGTCATTGCGTCACTCAATCACTTCGAGGTGAACGGGAGGAACCCAGTGTGGCAGGAGAGCACGACGCCGA
Coding sequences within:
- a CDS encoding acetoacetate--CoA ligase — its product is MTHTADAPEVLWRPEPGHVADTKIEAFRQWLRAERDVEVDDYHSLHEFSVERGPEFWAAVADFLGVRWHDQPGEVLSGGMPDAVWFDGGTLNYAEHALTPGVAGAAKGDDETAVIFHREDGFANQLTYGDLRAQVAAARAAFLELGVGKGDRVVALAPNCPQTLVAFLAAASIGAIWSSCSPDFGVRAVADRFVQIEPKLFFAVNAYAYNGRQFDIRTTVADLQAKLPSLAATVLVEYVGEGRMDGTHDWDELLAAHAGAPLLFEPVEFAHPLWVLYSSGTTGLPKGIVHGHGGITLEHLKALALQTDLGPGDRFFWFSTTGWMMWNFLISGLLVGTTIVLYDGSPGFPDLNALWHLAEQHRVTYFGTSAPYIQSCLKKGVKPAERYDLTALRALGSTGAPLSVEGFRWIVDEVGKNVQICSVSGGTDLCAAFVASAPDVPVWLGELSCPALGAAVTALDEAGNAVVEEVGELVITKPMPSMPVFFWNDPDGSRLREAYFEMYPGLWRHGDWIRITNRGSAVIYGRSDSTLNRGGVRMGTAEFYRVVEGYDEIADSLVVDTSAAGNEDGRLICFVVLADGVELEAVEPRLKKELRSALSPRHVPDRFVVVSEIPRTLNGKKCEVPVKKILAGVAPDRAVSRDALANPAALTPFVELARG
- a CDS encoding dienelactone hydrolase family protein → MTSTSTVDYQRTDGPTLRLTFSEPEGSLRGGLVVLHEADGVTDGVKLLLASLATEGWLTVTPHLENDHLTQQDLLHATDLTLAWLVERGVQGDLLGVMGFDLGGTAALVVASHRKLGAAVSVGGQQAAELPALVEIAGKLTSPWLGMYGDAGDEAGGAEVERLRDAAASAKVATNVVHYPGANHRFDADPGAAAEAWQRTLNWFDAHLR